In Cryptococcus gattii WM276 chromosome N, complete sequence, a single window of DNA contains:
- a CDS encoding Heme binding protein, putative (Similar to TIGR gene model, INSD accession AAW47227.1): MSNPFVWECLGYVYLYAVHSEAHHMQLLSSLPSWSRGPAPSEGVVEKTTESTTNDQAVDGDNDLDAPPPFPMLNSHQRSKPSQSSSYTSPTAKADPPKRTPVPTLSFAVSPPSPTKSVEEEPSNLNIAIIPDNIPIGDMTPPPSTVKKPNFGIQPGGEDKAKENEKSEVKTKKKRGKVALTPGHSPLDWARLTSSGQNLRGVTSFQRVTPAELKEHNTPDDAWSAFNGMVYNITPYLPFHPGGEEDLMRVAGRDGTRLFMLTHSWVNLDFMLKECLVGMLVRN; this comes from the exons ATGTCGAATCCATTTGTTTGG GAATGTCTTGGGTATGTTTATCTGTATGCCGTCCATTCGGAAGCTCATCATATGCAGCTGTTATCATCACTACCAAGTTGGTCACGAGGCCCTGCGCCTTCCGAGGGGGTTGTGGAAAAAACGACAGAATCGACCACGAATGACCAAGCAGTCGATGGTGACAATGATCTCGATGCTCCGCCACCGTTCCCCATGTTAAACTCCCATCAACGTTCGAAACCATCTCAATCGTCGTCATATACCTCCCCAACTGCAAAAGCGGACCCCCCCAAAAGAACACCCGTCCCTACATTATCCTTCGCCGTCTCGCCACCTTCTCCTACCAAGAGCGTTGAAGAAGAACCCTCAAATCTCAACATCGCTATAATACCGGACAATATCCCAATAGGAGACATGACGCCCCCTCCTAGCACAGTGAAAAAGCCAAATTTTGGCATTCAGCCCGGAGGCGAAGATAAGGCGAAAGAAAACGAAAAGTCCGAGGTcaagacgaagaagaagaggggCAAGGTTGCACTTACGCCTGGTCATTCACCTCTGGACTGGGCTCGACTAACTTCAAGTGGACAAAATCTTCGTGGTGTTACCTCTTTTCAGCGAGTCACACCTGCAGAGCTGAAAGAA CACAATACTCCAGATGACGCGTGGTCAGCATTCAATGGGATGGTATATAATATCACACCCTATCTTCCCTTTCATCCTGGgggtgaagaagatctTATGCGGGTTGCAGGCAGAGATGGGACACGGTTGTTCA TGTTGACACATTCTTGGGTTAATCTGGATTTCATGTTGAAGGAGTGCCTGGTTGGCATGTTGGTTAGAAATTAA
- a CDS encoding Nucleolus protein, putative (Similar to TIGR gene model, INSD accession AAW47031.1): MRKQLDPRIPALINNGVKANHRSFFVMVGDKGRDQVVNLHFLLSQARVSSRPNVLWCYKKDLGFTTHRKKREAKIKRDVKRGIRDANEQDPFELFVTVTDIRYTYYKDSAKILGQTFGMLVLQDYEAITPNLLARTIETVEGGGIVVLLLKTMSSLKQLYAMAMDVHARYRTDAHQFVQPRFNERFILSLGSNPDCLVLDDELNVLPLSKGKDIQIGKVGEEDDRGRKRKAEELKEMKENLEGVDIVGSLAKLAKTVDQAKAILTFVDAISEKNLSSTVALTAGRGRGKSAALGLAIGAALAHDYSNIFVTSPDPENLKTLFEFVFKALDALGYEEHIDYDVVQSTNPDFKKAIVRVNIFRGHRQTIQYISPEDSHVLGQAELVIIDEAAAIPLPLVRKLIGPYLVFMASTINGYEGTGRSLSIKLIQQLREQTRPSITKDSENTAANAAGSSSKAAAAGRSGAGLVRSLREIKLDEPIRYSPGDNVEKWLNNLLCLDASIVSKSIQGCPHPSKCELYYVNRDTLFSYHPASEVFLQRMMALYVASHYKNSPNDLQMLSDAPAHHLFVLLPPINENDNTLPDPLVVLQVALEGNISREAILKEMTQSGMRSSGDMIPWIISTQFQDNDFATLSGARVVRIATHPDYARMGYGSRAMEALESFYNGTLYNFDDVPVDMGESFADAAKVGPNANLQNDTIAIRDPSRMPPLLQRLSERKPETLDYLGVSFGLTRDLLKFWKKGGFTPLYASQKENALTGEHTFVMLKVLASAGGGGEWLGAFAQDFRHRFMNLLSYEAFKKFDASVALSVLESTVPRNSPSPAPRLLTNTELSSLLTPFDIKRLESYADSMLDYHVVLDLVPTIASLFFGKKLETGLPPAQQAILLALGLQRKNVEALETELGITSTQTLALFGKLLRKMTKSLEDIQKASIASELPAEPTLADRSANGSNKFVALQQTIEQDLADSAVQLNGEDDNATKKEQRNLLDTLNMEEFAIGQEGDWTEAEKQVEKLASGKGSARLSSTVSVKVGKLVDDDKAKAVKGKDADAKDAKKKRRESGGEKGGKKKMRRE, from the exons ATGAGGAAGCAGCTCGACCCGCGCATCCCGGCGCTCATCAACAATGGTGTCAAGGCGAATCACAGGAGCTTCTTCGTTATGGTCGGCGACAAGGGACGAGACCAG GTGGTGAAcctccacttcctcttGTCCCAAGCAAGAGTATCTTCCAGACCGAATGTTTTGTGGTGCTATAAGAAGGATTTAGGTTTTACAAC TCATCGCAAGAAGCGAGAAGCCAAGATCAAGCGCGACGTAAAGCGTGGTATTAGAGACGCCAATGAGCAAGACCCGTTCGAGCTGTTTGTCACAGTGACAGATATCCGATACACCTACTACAAGGACAGCGCGAAGATTCTCGGTCAAACTTTCGGCATGCTCGTTTTGCAAGATTATGAAGCAATCACACCCAATCTGTTAGCCAGGACAATTGAAACAGTCGAAGGTGGTGGTATCGTTGTGCTGTTGTTGAAGACAATGTCCAGTTTGAAGCAGTTGTACGCTATGGCCATG GACGTTCACGCCCGATACCGAACAGACGCCCACCAATTTGTTCAACCCCGTTTCAATGAACGATTCATCCTTTCCCTCGGCTCAAATCCAGACTGTCTAGTTCTCGACGATGAACTCAACGTTTTACCTCTTTCCAAGGGAAAGGATATTCAAATAGGCAAGGTTGGCGAAGAAGACGACagggggaggaagagaaaggcAGAGGAGCTCAAGGAAATGAAGGAAAACCTGGAAGGTGTAGACATTGTTGGTTCTCTTGCCAAGTTGGCAAAGACTGTGGACCAGGCCAAGGCTATCCTGACTTTTGTCGACGCCATTTCCGAGAAAAACCTTTCATCTACTGTTGCTTTGACTGCTGGTCGAGGCCGAGGTAAATCGGCGGCTCTCGGTCTCGCCATCGGTGCAGCCCTCGCTCATGACTACTCCAACATCTTTGTCACTTCCCCTGATCCTGAAAACCTTAAGACGTTGTTTGAGTTCGTCTTCAAAGCCCTTGATGCCCTAGGTTACGAGGAGCACATTGACTACGATGTCGTGCAAAGCACAAACCCTGATTTCAAAAAGGCTATTGTGAGGGTTAACATCTTTAGAGGACACCGACAAACCATTCAATACATCTCTCCCGAAGATTCTCACGTTCTCGGCCAAGCTGAGCTTGTCATCATTGACGAAGCTGCCGCCATCCCTCTCCCCCTTGTTCGTAAACTCATCGGCCCCTATCTCGTATTTATGGCCTCCACCATCAACGGCTACGAGGGTACTGGTCGATCATTGTCCATCAAGCTTATTCAGCAACTCCGTGAACAGACAAGACCGTCGATTACCAAGGATAGCGAGAATACTGCCGCCAACGCTGCAGGTTCATCTTCCAAGGCTGCGGCTGCCGGTCGATCGGGTGCTGGTCTCGTGAGATCTCTTCGTGAGATCAAGCTTGATGAGCCTATCCGTTATTCCCCCGGGGATAATGTTGAGAAGTGGTTGAACAACCTTCTCTGCCTCGATGCCAGCATTGTTTCCAAATCTATCCAAGGATGCCCTCACCCTTCCAAGTGCGAGCTTTACTATGTCAACCGCGACACTCTCTTCTCTTATCACCCCGCTTCAGAGGTGTTTTTGCAAAGGATGATGGCGCTCTACGTTGCTTCTCACTACAAGAACTCTCCCAACGACTTGCAAATGCTTTCCGATGCTCCCGCTCACCACCTTTTCGTCCTCCTGCCTCCTATCAACGAGAACGACAATACCCTTCCTGACCCCCTTGTCGTCCTTCAAGTCGCACTTGAAGGTAACATCAGCCGAGAAGCTATCTTGAAGGAGATGACTCAATCGGGTATGCGATCATCGGGAGATATGATCCCCTGGATCATTTCCACTCAGTTCCAGGACAATGACTTTGCCACGCTTTCAGGAGCAAGAGTGGTGAGAATTGCTACGCATCCTGACTATGCCAGGATGGGTTATGGATCAAGGGCGATGGAGGCGTTGGAGAGTTTCTACAATGGGACTTTGTACAACTTTGACGATGTCCCTGTTGATATGGGCGAATCATTTGCTGATGCTGCCAAGGTTGGACCT AACGCCAACCTCCAAAATGACACCATCGCCATCCGTGACCCCTCACGTAtgcctcctctcctccagCGTTTGTCCGAGCGTAAACCCGAGACTTTGGACTACCTCGGTGTCTCCTTCGGCCTTACCCGTGACCTACTCAAGTTCTGGAAGAAGGGTGGTTTCACACCGCTGTACGCGAGCCAGAAGGAGAATGCGTTGACTGGCGAGCACACGTTTGTGATGCTCAAGGTTTTGGCGAGtgctggtggtggtggggAGTGGTTGGGTGCTTTTGCTCAAG ACTTTAGACATCGATTCATGAACCTTCTTTCATACGAGGCATTTAAAAAGTTTGATGCCTCTGTCGCTCTCTCTGTCCTCGAATCTACGGTCCCTCGTaactctccttcccctGCTCCCAGACTTCTCACCAATACCGAactctcttccctccttACTCCGTTCGATATCAAGCGTCTTGAATCTTACGCCGACAGCATGCTCGACTACCACGTCGTCCTCGACCTTGTGCCTACCATCGCTTCCTTATTCTTCGGCAAGAAGCTTGAAACCGGTTTACCACCTGCCCAGCAAGCCATCTTGCTCGCTCTAGGGTTGCAGAGGAAGAATGTCGAGGCGCTTGAAACTGAATTGGGTATCACTTCCACTCAAACTCTTGCGCTGTTTGGAAAGCTTTTGAGAAAGATGACAAAATCTTTGGAAGACATTCAAAAGGCTTCCATCGCGTCAGAACTCCCTGCCGAACCGACTCTTGCTGACCGATCAGCCAATGGCTCTAACAAGTTTGTCGCGCTGCAGCAAACTATCGAACAAGATCTTGCCGATTCTGCGGTGCAACTGAATGGCGAAGATGATAATGCGACAAAGAAGGAGCAGAGAAATCTGTTGGATACTCTTAACATGGAGGAGTTTGCAATTGGCCAGGAGGGTGATTGGACAGAGGCTGAGAAGCAAGTTGAAAAACTTGCATCTGGTAAAGGCAGCGCGAGACTGTCCAGCACAGTCAGCGTGAAAGTGGGCAAGCTTGTCGATGATGACAAGGCAAAGGCGGTGAAGGGCAAGGATGCAGATGCCAAGGAtgcgaagaagaagaggagagagagcGGAGGGGAGAAGGgcggaaagaagaagatgaggagggaGTAA
- a CDS encoding F-box and WD40 domain protein, putative (Similar to TIGR gene model, INSD accession AAW47228.1): MLSTKRQPSPSSGGPSSEPPSAFPSRLETKQNVPSSWSPNTTASNRRRLGGLFADLGMPACGSSLKAAPARAESTPTKFGQKSGLMGTLSSPITSFADRLAVLSMVANGEIDSRESPVKRKGKSKQVEGDKECFADSEDAAYERKRDIEEVLKFEHLPDDLILEILLRLPPTPQALSPISSVSKRFYNLSRAPILWARIFNDAGYASQLSREVLERGLGVWKGPKGQWEGLTWVPETQGAIDEIEEEVPSEYIPVHYPTLYRTAYTLPQHIRSLLPAHRASFSALSSHTESIYCVQSVGDWLITGSRDRSIKIWRLPPVNSDEEAKLVTTVPNAHNGSILGLCFEFYDKERGLLVTSSSDCTASIWSLDLSPYSQRKSVAVSKLQTLLHPLAVLDVALTPSSIVTASKDCHVRVYSRDSFELVHLLAGHRGPVNCVTPRKVDWMISREKGERTEEVVSASGDGSWVVWDIKNGCQLRKGADIGRGLACVAWEDDYILTGDNECLVKLYDAETCELLKVFQGHSNLVRAVALRVRDGMAISGSYDESVMIWDLNTGHLIKRPTLEHHSLIFDLEMSCKRLILVGHGHSVQVLTWGKGLPYIDFFV, from the exons ATGCTTTCCACAAAACGGCAACCTTCTCCAAGCTCCGGAGGTCCTTCGTCAGAGCCACCTTCCGCATTTCCCTCACGCCTCGAAACCAAGCAAAATGTGCCATCTTCTTGGTCACCAAATACGACAGCTTCGAACCGCCGAAGGCTAGGGGGACTCTTTGCTGATCTGGGTATGCCGGCATGCGGCTCCTCCCTGAAAGCAGCTCCAGCTAGAGCGGAGTCCACTCCGACTAAATTCGGGCAAAAGTCGGGGCTGATGGGGACCCTGTCGTCTCCTATAACATCTTTTGCTGACCGGCTTGCCGTACTTTCGATGGTCGCCAACGGTGAGATCGATTCAAGGGAGTCTCCTGTCAAACGAAAGGGCAAATCAAAGCAGGTCGAGGGTGACAAAGAGTGTTTTGCAGACAGTGAGGATGCTGCTTACGAAAGGAAACGGGATATTGAAGAAGTTTTGAAGTTTGAACATTTGCCTGATGACCT TATCTTGGAAATCCTTCTCCGCCTACCACCAACACCACAAGCACTTTCACCAATCTCTAGCGTATCAAAACGCTTCTATAACCTATCCCGCGCACCTATACTCTGGGCACGAATATTCAACGATGCTGGTTATGCATCTCAATTATCCAGGGAGGTACTGGAAAGAGGTTTAGGTGTATGGAAAGGACCCAAGGGACAATGGGAGGGATTAACATGGGTCCCCGAAACTCAAGGTGCCATCGATgagattgaagaagaggtgcCTTCCGAGTACATCCCAGTACACTATCCTACTCTTTATCGTACCGCCTATACACTCCCTCAACACATTCGATCCCTGTTACCAGCTCATAGAGCATCATTTTCAGCACTCTCAAGTCATACAGAAAGTATCTACTGCGTTCAATCAGTGGGGGACTGGCTCATAACAGGTTCAAGAGATCGAAGCATCAAAATATGGAGGTTGCCCCCTGTCAAcagtgatgaagaagcgAAACTTGTTACCACAGTACCCAATGCCCATAACGGAAGCATCTTGGGCCTCTGCTTTGAATTCTATGATAAAGAGAGAGGATTACTGGTTACTTCTTCGTCCGATTGTACTGCTTCCATCTGGTCTCTGGATTTATCGCCCTACTCTCAAAGGAAATCTGTAGCAGTGAGCAAGTTGCAAACCCTTTTGCACCCTTTAGCAGTCCTTGATGTTGCCTTGACACCTTCATCCATTGTCACCGCCTCCAAGGATTGTCATGTCCGTGTCTACTCTCGGGACTCGTTCGAGCTTGTCCATTTACTCGCAGGGCATCGCGGTCCAGTAAACTGCGTCACGCCTCGCAAGGTCGATTGGATGATCAGCCGGGAGAAGGGTGAACGGACGGAAGAAGTCGTGTCTGCTAGTGGGGATGGGAGCTGGGTAGTGTGGGATATCAAAAATGGATGTCAGCTCAGAAAGGGTGCTGATATCGGGAGAGGCCTGGCTTGCGTTGCATGGGAA GATGATTACATTCTCACGGGAGACAACGAGTGCCTTGTCAAGCTGTACGACGCGGAGACATGTGAACTACTCAAAGTATTCCAGGGGCACAGTAATCTTGTAAGAGCTGTGGCTTTGAGGGTAAGAGATGGGATGGCAATTAGTGGCAGCTACGATGAAAGTGTCATG ATATGGGACTTGAATACTGGTCATCTAATCAAACGCCCAACGCTTGAACATCACTCCCTCATTTTCGACCTTGAAATGAGCTGTAAACGATTGATCCT GGTTGGACATGGGCATTCTGTGCAAGTGTTGACCTGGGGCAAAGGTCTGCCTTATATTGATTTCTTTGTCTAA
- a CDS encoding Membrane protein, putative; Rsn1p (Similar to TIGR gene model, INSD accession AAW47229.1), with amino-acid sequence MSATNADVQSSTTGSFVAALVVAGITVGGFSTLWLVLHGRKDLQRVFQPRTILPPEGKRPQPLPSGIIAFWKTLFKTPDQDIIVSNGPDAYFYVRFLKVFGLQMLIPYVILTCAILIPVSAVSPNQGMQGLNILTFGNVASSDQVRHVAHFLVTIILMSWTVFLIWREYNHFVDVRQTWMTTPQHLSLARARTIAITNIPESINSSTGIKELAGLVSRVGAGNGSGTNLLALTNPFSRQSIATENTGANADSEGGVRHVWLTRKCKGIEKVWKERDAECARLEGGVAKLQKRAAKNVRKGKTPMQQGKFDAESSGGDLIDGYVLPKKRPSWKQGLLGLIGKKQNLDTSPEYILEHNAKLDELREGTENLPQGNTAFIRFSSQFEAHAFAKLASKTDKSNMFIRGGVELVPEDIEWSNISMSPYERQIRTIVSWCLTVGLIIVWAIPVAFVGMVSNIDTLCANASWLAWVCTLPSPALAIIKGVLPPALLAVLFMLLPVVLRLMVKMQGEIRKSDIELRLFSRFWLFQVIHGFLIVTLASGLMNALGNLGNTASQVPTLLADKLPGASIFFLTFILTATFSGAAKTYSRLVPWIMYLLRNILAGGTPRKAYMKKYKMDSFAWATAFPPTCLIMCVTIVYSVIQPIITALAWVAFILLYFANKYVIHWCADQPDAGETGGQFYIKALRTIFVSLYIQGVCMAGLFFLSTNENGSRSKTGLGCGAVMCVMIICIALIQIYIDWFRFTKPYLIYVHRTPSVPNSSSVEPKVGRGGVTDSPSDEDALAGPELGNTSGFHERAFDHPALWKKQPVIWVAVDPHGLGALEVERINDKGVEASLEYAVMNEKGQIDVQRSPPDEAWYEGFTA; translated from the exons ATGTCGGCCACTAACGCGGACGTCCAATCGTCCACGACCGGATCCTTCGTCGCGGCGCTTGTGGTGGCAGGTATTACTGTTGGAGGTTTCTCAACGCTCTGGCTCGTGCTCCACGGCAGGAAAGACCTCCAGAGAGTCTTCCAACCCAGGACAATCCTTCCTCCTGAGGG CAAACGACCTCAACCCCTCCCATCGGGTATAATAGCGTTTTGGAAAACGTTGTTCAAAACACCAGATCAGGACATCATTGTTTCCAATGGTCCCGATGCCTACTTTTACGTCCGCTTCCTCAAGGTCTTTGGCCTGCAAATGCTTATCCCCTACGTGATCCTCACTTGTGCTATTCTTATTCCTGTTTCTGCTGTTTCTCCTAACCAGGGGATGCAAGGCCTTAATATATTGACTTTCGGCAATGTTGCTTCAAGCGATCAAGTCAGGCATGTTGCCCATTTTCTTGTCACTATCATCTTGATGAGCTGGACCGTCTTCTTGATCTGGAGAGAGTATAACCACTTTGTCGATGTTCGACAAACTTGGATGACCACCCCACAGCACCTGTCTCTTGCGCGAGCTAGGACCATTGCCATCACCAACATCCCTGAAAGCATCAACTCCTCCACTGGTATCAAGGAGCTCGCTGGTCTCGTCTCTCGTGTCGGTGCTGGTAACGGGTCTGGCACCAATCTTCTTGCACTTACTAACCCCTTCTCTCGTCAATCTATCGCCACTGAGAACACCGGTGCCAACGCCGACTCTGAGGGCGGTGTAAGACACGTTTGGCTGACTCGCAAGTGCAAAGGTATTGAGAAGGTTTGGAAGGAGCGAGACGCCGAGTGTGCCAGGCTCGAAGGCGGTGTTGCCAAGCTCCAGAAACGCGCTGCGAAGAATGTCCGCAAAGGCAAGACTCCCATGCAGCAAG GCAAATTCGACGCTGAATCTTCCGGTGGTGATCTCATCGACGGCTATGTCCTCCCCAAGAAGCGTCCTTCATGGAAGCAAGGTCTTCTCGGTCTCATCGGTAAGAAGCAGAATCTCGACACTTCCCCCGAATACATCCTCGAGCACAATGCTAAGCTCGATGAGTTACGTGAAGGTACTGAAAACCTTCCTCAAGGCAACACGGCATTCATCCGATTTTCTTCTCAATTCGAGGCACACGCCTTCGCTAAGCTTGCGAGCAAGACTGATAAATCCAACATGTTCATCCGTGGCGGTGTCGAACTTGTCCCTGAAGATATTGAATGGTCCAACATCTCTATGAGCCCTTATGAACGTCAAATTCGAACTATCGTCTCATGGTGTCTCACCGTTGGCTTGATCATTGTCTGGGCCATTCCTGTTGCCTTTGTCGGTATGGTCTCCAATATTGATACTCTTTGTGCCAATGCCAGCTGGCTGGCTTGGGTCTGTACGCTGCCCTCTCCCGCCCTCGCTATCATTAAGGGTGTCCTTCCTCCTGCCTTGCTTGCTGTTCTCTTCATGCTCTTGCCTGTAGTTCTCCGTTTGATGGTTAAGATGCAGGGTGAAATCCGAAAGAG CGACATTGAGCTCAGGCTCTTCAGCCGATTCTGGCTCTTCCAGGTCATTCACGGTTTCCTTATCGTCACTCTTGCTTCCGGTCTGATGAATGCTCTCGGCAATTTGGGCAACACTGCCAGTCAAGTCCCCACCTTGCTTGCCGACAAGCTTCCTGGTgcttccatcttcttcttgacATTTATCCTTACCGCCACCTTTTCTGGTGCTGCCAAGACCTACTCTCGTTTGGTCCCTTGGATTATGTACTTGCTCCGTAACATTTTGGCCGGTGGCACTCCCCGAAAAGCTTACATGAAGAAATACAAAATGGACTCCTTCGCTTGGGCTACGGCATTCCCTCCTACATGTCTTATCATGTGTGTCACCATTGTCTACTCTGTCATCCAGCCTATTATCACAGCACTCGCCTGGGTCGCTTTTATCCTTCTTTACTTTGCCAACAAATATGTCATTCACTGGTGTGCTGACCAGCCCGACGCTGGCGAGACTGGTGGTCAGTTCTACATCAAGGCTCTTAGGACCATTTTCGTGTCTCTTTACATCCAGGGTGTCTGTATGGCTGGcttgttcttcctttctACCAATGAGAACGGAAGCCGGTCCAAGACTGGTTTGGGATGCGGTGCTGTCATG TGTGTGATGATCATCTGTATTGCCCTTATTCAGATTTACATCGACTGGTTCCGATTCACCAAGCCTTACCTCATTTATGTGCACCGCACCCCCTCCGTTcccaactcttcttctgtcgAACCCAAAGTTGGCCGCGGCGGCGTCACCGATTCTCCTTCTGATGAAGATGCCCTTGCCGGCCCCGAGCTTGGCAACACTTCTGGCTTCCACGAGCGGGCCTTTGACCACCCAGCCTTGTGGAAGAAGCAGCCCGTCATCTGGGTTGCCGTTGACCCCCATGGTTTGGGTGCGTTGGAGGTTGAACGGATCAACGACAAGGGTGTGGAGGCGAGTTTGGAGTATGCGGTTATGAATGAGAAGGGACAGATTGACGTGCAGAGGTCTCCTCCTGATGAGGCTTGGTACGAGGGGTTCACCGCGTAA
- a CDS encoding General RNA polymerase II transcription factor, putative (Similar to TIGR gene model, INSD accession AAW47033.1), with protein sequence MEEEILMHLQQKWEAKLLETRVADFARAGSSSKSPSPTLESKPEPSSPPAGPSNSQSADMFPFPRQGQVQGSSAAMPGAPGVGAVGTNGFVNGGVQVPGGQQGEIRVKMDPDELMRLRGGAAEDGHKPEPNAAGLLPGDDVIDSDLDDSDDELRGDVDGGEDDNDVDIVFCVYDKVQRVKNKWKTVFKDGMIHLNGKDYLFAKCNGEFEW encoded by the exons atggaggaagagattCTGATGCACCTCCAACAA AAATGGGAAGCCAAGCTGCTTGAAACACGAGTTGCTGACTTTGCTCGTGCCGGCTCATCCTCTAAATCCCCGTCCCCAACTCTTGAATCAAAGCCCGAGCCCTCTTCACCTCCCGCTGGACCTTCAAATTCCCAATCGGCCGATATGTTCCCGTTCCCTCGGCAGGGGCAAGTCCAAGGCTCGAGTGCTGCCATGCCCGGTGCTCCTGGAGTAGGTGCTGTGGGCACAAACGGGTTTGTCAATGGTGGAGTGCAAGTGCCTGGTGGGCAACAGGGTGAGATCAGAGTGAAGATGGACCCAGACGAGCTTATGCGGTTAAGAGGCGGAGCG GCTGAGGATGGTCACAAACCGGAACCAAATGCTGCAGGCTTACTGCCTGGAGACGACGTTATTGATTCTGATTTAGATGACTCGGACGATGAGCTTAGGGGTGATGTCGACGGTGGTGAGGACGACAATGACGTTGATATCGTTTTCTGTGTGTATGATAAG GTCCAAAGAGTAAAGAACAAGTGGAAGACAGTGTTCAAAGACGGAATGATACATCTTAATGGGAAAGATTATCTTTTCGCCAAATGTAATGG AGAATTCGAATGGTAA